One Mycolicibacterium goodii genomic region harbors:
- a CDS encoding acyl-CoA dehydrogenase family protein produces MKRLIYNEEHEAFRQTVKEYIERELVPNSERWEAERIVDRSAYTAAGKYGLIGFNMPEEFGGGGSDDFRFNAIIDEEIAKSGVHGPALSLHNDVVGPYFKELANDEQRQRWLPGITSGELIIAIAMTEPGAGSDLAGIRTSAVRDGDDWIINGSKTFISSGINCDLCVVVARTDPEAGHKGFSLFVVERGMEGFTRGRKLDKMGLHSQDTSELHFENVRVPHANLLGKEGRGFYHLMTNLPSERLSIAISAIAGARAVFDETLQYCKDRKAFGQPIGSFQHNRFLLAEMETELEVTENYIDRCLQGVVDGELTAVEAAKAKWWATETAKKVVDNCVQLHGGYGYMMEYRVARAYVDGRIQTIFGGTTEIMKEIIGRDLGV; encoded by the coding sequence ATGAAGCGACTGATCTACAACGAAGAGCACGAGGCGTTCCGCCAGACCGTCAAGGAGTACATCGAACGGGAGCTCGTCCCGAACTCCGAGAGGTGGGAAGCCGAGCGCATCGTCGACCGGTCCGCCTACACCGCTGCCGGCAAGTACGGCCTCATCGGGTTCAACATGCCCGAGGAGTTCGGCGGCGGCGGCTCGGATGACTTCCGGTTCAACGCGATCATCGACGAGGAGATCGCCAAGTCGGGTGTGCACGGTCCGGCGCTGAGCCTGCACAACGACGTCGTCGGCCCGTACTTCAAGGAGCTGGCCAACGACGAGCAGCGTCAGCGCTGGCTACCCGGCATCACCAGCGGCGAACTCATCATCGCGATCGCGATGACCGAGCCCGGCGCGGGCAGTGACCTCGCGGGCATCCGTACCTCGGCGGTCCGCGACGGTGATGACTGGATCATCAACGGGTCCAAGACCTTCATCTCCTCGGGCATCAACTGCGATCTCTGCGTCGTCGTCGCACGCACCGATCCCGAGGCCGGCCACAAGGGCTTCTCGCTGTTCGTGGTCGAGCGGGGCATGGAGGGTTTCACCCGCGGTCGCAAGCTCGACAAGATGGGCCTGCACAGCCAGGACACCTCGGAGCTGCACTTCGAGAATGTCCGGGTGCCGCACGCCAACCTGCTCGGCAAGGAAGGTCGCGGGTTCTACCACCTGATGACCAACCTGCCCTCGGAGCGCCTCTCGATCGCGATCTCGGCCATCGCCGGCGCGCGGGCCGTGTTCGACGAGACGCTGCAGTACTGCAAGGACCGCAAGGCATTCGGCCAGCCGATCGGCAGCTTCCAGCACAACCGGTTCCTGCTTGCCGAGATGGAGACCGAGCTGGAGGTCACCGAGAACTACATCGACCGCTGCCTGCAGGGTGTGGTCGACGGTGAGCTGACCGCCGTCGAGGCCGCCAAGGCGAAGTGGTGGGCGACCGAGACCGCCAAAAAGGTCGTCGACAACTGCGTACAGCTGCACGGCGGCTACGGCTACATGATGGAGTACCGGGTGGCCCGTGCCTACGTCGACGGACGTATCCAGACGATCTTCGGTGGCACCACCGAGATCATGAAGGAGATCATCGGCCGCGACCTCGGTGTCTAG
- a CDS encoding fasciclin domain-containing protein has protein sequence MHTRTKTLGAAAAIAAIATSLPLAVTAYAEPETPTTTAEPTVEIPDPQGPGCDDFKKAVPSWKALNDVPVSQALAAIPEISTFNAAVSGGLNPAVNIDPVLDNGPYVVFAPTNEAFAKLAPGQWDAIAADPAALTSFDYYHVFLGLLGNDDVKGQRPTQQGAEIKVTGKGGDIKVNDTAKLVCGAIHAQNARIYLIDTVLDPNSPPEALTPTVSGTSTTTTTTTTTETTTETTQPPAAPAESPEAMPAADAPIG, from the coding sequence ATGCACACGCGTACCAAGACATTGGGGGCTGCCGCGGCGATCGCCGCGATCGCCACATCACTGCCACTGGCAGTCACGGCTTACGCCGAGCCGGAAACCCCCACCACCACGGCAGAGCCGACGGTCGAGATCCCCGACCCGCAGGGCCCCGGCTGCGACGACTTCAAGAAGGCCGTGCCGTCCTGGAAGGCGCTCAACGACGTGCCGGTCAGCCAGGCGCTGGCAGCCATCCCGGAGATCAGCACCTTCAATGCCGCGGTCTCGGGTGGCCTGAACCCGGCCGTCAACATCGACCCAGTGCTCGACAACGGTCCGTACGTGGTGTTCGCGCCCACCAACGAGGCGTTCGCGAAGCTCGCTCCTGGCCAGTGGGATGCCATCGCCGCCGATCCAGCCGCGCTGACGAGCTTCGACTACTACCACGTGTTCCTCGGCCTGCTCGGCAACGATGACGTCAAGGGGCAGCGGCCGACGCAGCAGGGCGCCGAGATCAAGGTCACCGGCAAGGGCGGCGACATCAAGGTCAACGACACCGCCAAACTCGTCTGCGGCGCCATCCACGCCCAGAACGCCCGCATCTACCTGATCGACACCGTGCTGGACCCGAACAGCCCGCCGGAGGCGCTTACGCCGACGGTCTCGGGCACCTCCACGACGACCACCACCACGACCACCACGGAGACCACCACGGAGACCACCCAGCCGCCCGCCGCCCCGGCCGAGAGCCCCGAGGCGATGCCCGCGGCCGACGCTCCGATCGGCTGA
- a CDS encoding MFS transporter yields MSTETRGQVGGKATRIHWAWVVAAVSFVAILGAAGFRSIPGVMMNPLHHEFGWTHGTVGLAMSVNMMLYGLTAPFAAALMDRFGVRPVLTVSLMLIATGSALSITMTASWQLVLLWGVLVGIGTGSISMGFVATIATRWFEQRRGLVTGVLTAASATGQLIFLPIVAAVTTHHGWRWASLIVAAAALAVVPLVAVFMRNHPADKGLAPYGAEAVPAEPPAVPASSFTAAFDGLRIGASSRAFWLLAASFAICGMTTNGLIATHFIPAANDHGMPTTVAAGLLATIGILDVAGTVFSGWLTDRVDPRLLLLIYYAGRGVSLLLLPSLLSPQAEPSTWVFVIFYGLDWVATVPPTIVLCRDFFGTRSPVVFGWVFASHQVGAAIAAAGAGWLRDLNGNYDAAFYIAAGLCFIAALFSAAIGKPQVNTAEPDSVQTSALP; encoded by the coding sequence GTGAGCACGGAGACACGCGGTCAGGTCGGAGGGAAAGCCACACGCATCCACTGGGCGTGGGTGGTAGCCGCGGTGAGTTTCGTCGCGATCCTCGGTGCGGCCGGGTTCCGGTCGATCCCCGGCGTGATGATGAACCCGCTGCACCACGAGTTCGGCTGGACGCATGGCACGGTCGGTCTCGCGATGTCGGTCAACATGATGTTGTACGGCCTCACCGCGCCGTTCGCAGCCGCGCTGATGGACCGCTTCGGCGTGCGTCCCGTGCTGACCGTGTCACTGATGCTGATCGCGACCGGCTCGGCGCTGAGCATCACCATGACCGCCAGCTGGCAGCTGGTGCTGTTGTGGGGCGTGCTGGTCGGCATCGGCACCGGGTCGATCTCGATGGGGTTCGTCGCGACGATCGCCACCCGTTGGTTCGAACAGCGTCGCGGCCTGGTCACCGGTGTCCTCACCGCTGCGAGTGCCACGGGCCAGCTGATCTTCCTGCCGATCGTCGCCGCGGTGACCACGCACCACGGCTGGCGTTGGGCCTCGTTGATCGTGGCGGCCGCCGCACTGGCCGTCGTCCCCCTCGTCGCGGTGTTCATGCGCAACCACCCCGCCGACAAGGGCCTGGCACCGTACGGAGCCGAGGCCGTCCCGGCCGAACCGCCTGCGGTACCCGCGAGCAGCTTCACAGCCGCCTTCGACGGGCTGCGCATCGGCGCGTCGTCACGCGCCTTCTGGCTGCTGGCGGCCAGCTTCGCGATCTGCGGCATGACCACCAACGGCCTGATCGCGACGCACTTCATCCCCGCGGCCAACGACCACGGCATGCCGACCACGGTCGCCGCGGGTCTGCTCGCCACGATCGGCATCCTCGACGTCGCGGGCACCGTCTTCTCCGGCTGGCTGACCGACCGCGTCGACCCGCGCCTGCTGCTGCTCATCTACTACGCGGGCCGTGGCGTCTCGCTGCTGTTGCTGCCGTCGCTGCTCTCGCCGCAGGCCGAGCCGAGCACCTGGGTGTTCGTGATCTTCTACGGGCTGGACTGGGTGGCCACGGTCCCGCCGACGATCGTGCTGTGCCGGGACTTCTTCGGTACGCGCTCGCCCGTGGTGTTCGGCTGGGTGTTCGCGTCGCACCAGGTAGGCGCGGCCATCGCCGCCGCGGGCGCAGGCTGGCTGCGCGATCTCAACGGCAACTACGACGCCGCCTTCTACATCGCGGCCGGCCTGTGCTTCATCGCCGCGCTCTTTTCTGCCGCCATCGGGAAACCGCAGGTCAACACCGCAGAACCGGATTCGGTCCAGACGTCTGCTTTGCCGTAA
- a CDS encoding GlxA family transcriptional regulator produces the protein MHRVAVLLLAPVVAFDATIAPTLFGYAVDADGNPLYEVVTCGVDTGPVAAINGFAMLPAAGPEALATADTVVIPGTTYPAARVDGVLGENVAAALSRIRPGTRLVSICTGAFVLAAAGLLDGRPATTHWRYADDLRRLHPTIEVDENVLFVDDGDLLTSAGLAAGIDLCLHIIRSDHGTQVANAVARHCVVPPWREGGQAQFIDRTVPVSDPASTAATREWALDRLHEELTVERLARHAHMSPRTFSRRFTDETGQSPGTWIRNRRLDHARELLESQDLPIDEVARLSGLGTAGNLRHHLRRGLGMSPSNYRKVYQGA, from the coding sequence GTGCACCGCGTCGCCGTTCTCCTGCTGGCGCCGGTGGTCGCGTTCGACGCGACCATCGCTCCGACGCTGTTCGGCTATGCGGTCGACGCCGACGGCAACCCGCTCTACGAGGTCGTGACGTGCGGGGTCGACACGGGGCCGGTCGCGGCGATCAACGGTTTCGCGATGCTGCCCGCCGCGGGCCCGGAGGCGTTGGCGACCGCCGACACCGTGGTCATCCCCGGCACCACGTATCCGGCCGCGCGCGTCGACGGCGTGCTCGGCGAGAACGTGGCGGCCGCGTTGTCGCGGATCCGGCCCGGTACCCGGCTGGTCTCGATCTGCACGGGTGCGTTCGTGCTCGCGGCGGCCGGTCTGCTCGACGGCAGGCCCGCCACCACGCACTGGCGTTACGCCGACGACCTCAGGAGACTGCACCCCACGATCGAGGTCGACGAGAACGTGCTGTTCGTCGACGACGGTGATCTGCTCACCTCCGCGGGGCTCGCGGCGGGAATCGACTTGTGCCTGCACATCATCCGGTCGGACCACGGCACGCAGGTGGCCAACGCCGTGGCGCGGCACTGCGTGGTGCCGCCGTGGCGTGAGGGCGGGCAGGCGCAGTTCATCGACCGCACCGTCCCGGTGTCCGATCCGGCGTCGACCGCAGCGACGCGCGAATGGGCACTCGATCGCCTGCACGAGGAGCTCACCGTGGAGCGGCTGGCCCGCCACGCGCACATGAGCCCGCGCACGTTCAGCCGTCGGTTCACCGACGAGACAGGGCAGTCGCCCGGGACGTGGATCCGCAACCGGCGCCTGGACCACGCACGGGAACTGCTGGAGTCCCAGGATCTTCCGATCGACGAGGTGGCCCGGCTCTCCGGACTCGGTACCGCAGGCAATCTGCGACACCATCTGCGCCGCGGGCTCGGCATGTCCCCGTCGAACTACCGCAAGGTGTACCAGGGGGCCTGA
- a CDS encoding gamma carbonic anhydrase family protein produces MPEPLILPILGHAPQLDPEAFVAPNANVIGQVSLAARVSVWYGATLRAESEPIEIGEGSNIQDGVTVHVDPGFPCRLGAGVTVGHNVVLHGCTVEDDSLIGMGAVVLNGAVIGAGSLVAAGAVVPQGMVVPPRSLVAGVPGKVRRELTDDEVEHNRFNAKAYVHLIDLHRQAG; encoded by the coding sequence ATGCCTGAGCCGCTGATCCTTCCCATCCTCGGTCACGCGCCGCAGCTCGACCCAGAGGCCTTCGTGGCGCCCAATGCCAATGTGATAGGCCAGGTTTCGCTGGCCGCGCGCGTCAGCGTGTGGTACGGCGCGACATTGCGCGCCGAGTCGGAGCCCATCGAGATCGGCGAGGGCAGCAACATTCAGGACGGCGTCACCGTGCACGTCGACCCCGGCTTCCCGTGCCGCCTCGGCGCGGGCGTCACCGTCGGCCACAACGTGGTGCTGCACGGTTGCACCGTCGAGGACGACAGCCTGATCGGCATGGGCGCGGTGGTGCTCAACGGTGCCGTGATCGGCGCGGGCTCGCTGGTGGCCGCCGGTGCGGTGGTGCCGCAGGGCATGGTGGTGCCGCCGCGCTCGCTCGTGGCAGGCGTGCCGGGCAAGGTGCGACGCGAGCTGACCGACGACGAGGTCGAACACAACCGCTTCAACGCCAAGGCCTACGTACACCTCATCGATCTGCACCGGCAGGCGGGCTGA
- a CDS encoding NAD(P)H-binding protein codes for MRILVTGATGYVGSRLVTALLAHDHDVVVAGRNTARLTDFGWFPDVRAVQLDAADPESVRGAFQQAGEVDVVYYLLHGIGEPGFREADNRAATNLAAAARDAGVRRIIYLGGFVPEDDTLSDHLAGRAEVAHSLHVDNGPEVVWLGAAMIIGAGSTSFEILRYVSDRFPVMPHPSWLSNPMDPISIRDVLHYLVAAADYERVPAGAYDICGPETTTYRDVLATYSRLAGKRRLGIPVWGVATGVASRVSAVVLPVPDGLAADLTESLDYPMTADGDGIRHVVPDPPGGLLGVDEAIRRSLAGGRRKPVNLLADPHHLADTDPQWAGGDRARLRQLAGAALPSVTRPALALLGLLPGPVAGAVRSGLDMVIGLVPKGAK; via the coding sequence GTGCGAATCTTGGTGACCGGCGCGACCGGATATGTCGGCTCGAGACTGGTCACGGCGCTGCTGGCGCATGATCACGACGTCGTGGTGGCAGGCCGCAACACCGCCCGACTGACCGATTTCGGATGGTTTCCCGACGTGAGGGCCGTACAACTCGACGCGGCCGACCCGGAGTCGGTGCGCGGTGCGTTCCAACAGGCCGGAGAGGTCGATGTCGTGTACTACCTGCTGCACGGCATCGGGGAGCCGGGCTTCCGGGAAGCCGACAACCGCGCCGCCACCAACCTCGCCGCCGCGGCGCGGGATGCGGGGGTGCGGCGCATCATCTACCTCGGCGGCTTCGTGCCCGAGGACGACACGCTCTCCGATCACCTCGCGGGCCGGGCCGAGGTGGCGCATTCTCTGCATGTGGACAACGGCCCCGAGGTCGTGTGGCTGGGCGCGGCGATGATCATCGGCGCGGGGTCGACGTCGTTCGAGATCTTGCGCTATGTGTCCGACCGGTTCCCCGTCATGCCGCATCCGTCATGGCTGTCGAACCCGATGGATCCGATCTCCATCCGCGATGTTCTGCACTACCTGGTGGCCGCGGCCGATTACGAGCGGGTGCCTGCGGGGGCATATGACATCTGCGGGCCCGAGACCACCACCTACCGCGACGTGCTGGCGACGTACTCGCGCTTGGCGGGTAAGCGGCGCCTGGGAATACCCGTGTGGGGGGTCGCGACGGGGGTGGCCTCGCGAGTGTCGGCCGTGGTGCTGCCGGTCCCGGATGGTCTGGCCGCGGATCTCACTGAATCCCTTGACTATCCGATGACCGCCGACGGTGACGGCATCCGTCATGTGGTCCCCGATCCACCGGGTGGCCTCCTTGGTGTCGACGAGGCTATCCGGCGGTCGCTGGCCGGTGGCCGTCGTAAGCCGGTCAACTTGTTGGCCGATCCGCACCATCTCGCCGACACCGATCCCCAATGGGCGGGCGGTGATCGGGCGCGCCTGCGGCAGTTGGCCGGTGCGGCTCTGCCGTCGGTGACGCGTCCCGCACTCGCGCTGCTCGGTCTGCTGCCGGGCCCGGTGGCAGGCGCTGTGCGCTCGGGCCTCGACATGGTGATCGGTCTGGTGCCCAAGGGGGCGAAGTGA
- a CDS encoding CPBP family intramembrane glutamic endopeptidase, whose amino-acid sequence MTRFIQLAGEPEVCHEAPEQIRRRRVVVAVVLLIGAGLLGYSLTRPPGDGSFLWSTLVLAAVWTVGAFVSGPLHLGYLDVQGRNRRPVIAGTAVGVALGAAFVVGALVAREIPGVREFITRVLELSNTGPLLLIVFITVVNGVAEELFFRGALYTALGKFYPVVVSTLIYIATTMASGNPMLGFAAIILGAVCALERRVTGGVLAPMLTHFFWGLAMVLALPPIFGV is encoded by the coding sequence GTGACCCGATTCATCCAGCTCGCCGGTGAGCCGGAGGTGTGTCACGAAGCGCCCGAGCAGATCCGGCGTCGCCGCGTCGTCGTCGCGGTGGTCCTGCTCATCGGCGCCGGCCTTCTCGGATACTCGCTGACCCGGCCCCCTGGCGACGGATCGTTTCTGTGGTCGACGCTCGTGTTGGCCGCGGTGTGGACCGTGGGCGCGTTCGTCTCCGGGCCATTGCACCTGGGGTACCTGGACGTTCAGGGGCGCAATCGTCGCCCCGTCATCGCCGGGACCGCGGTCGGTGTCGCGCTCGGCGCGGCCTTCGTGGTCGGTGCCCTCGTCGCCCGCGAGATCCCGGGTGTCCGTGAGTTCATCACGCGCGTATTGGAATTGAGCAACACCGGGCCGCTGCTGCTGATCGTGTTCATCACCGTCGTCAACGGCGTCGCCGAGGAACTGTTCTTCCGGGGGGCGCTGTACACCGCGCTCGGGAAGTTCTACCCGGTGGTCGTGTCGACGCTGATCTACATCGCCACCACGATGGCCTCGGGAAACCCCATGCTCGGGTTCGCGGCCATCATCCTCGGCGCGGTGTGCGCGCTGGAACGCCGCGTGACCGGGGGAGTGCTCGCACCGATGCTGACCCACTTCTTCTGGGGGCTCGCGATGGTGCTCGCACTCCCGCCGATCTTCGGGGTGTAG
- the tet(V) gene encoding tetracycline efflux MFS transporter Tet(V) codes for MRSPQPVGPLQAVRGWRVLAPFRIREYRLLIAAVTLSIFAEGMWAVVMALQVIAIDNDPASLSLVATCLGVGLVAFVLVGGIAADRINQRTIIIAVETVNLVTVTAIATLALLGMLKIWHMAVAAGILGIAAAFFFPAYSAILPRILPPEQLLAANGVEGVVRPVFQRSVGPAVAGMVIGATMPSVGAVVVAVLFALGLALLVATRPPAPPEASENHERPHVLRDLREGFVFMVHTRWLLWTLLFASMFVLVVLGPIEVLLPFIAQDRFADGARAYGFILAFFGFGSALGALTVSSRRMPRRYLTTMMTMWGLGSIPLVILGYTSSFPLMAAASFVIGVTDGAGMVIWGTLLQRRVPTEMLGRVSSLDFFVSLAFMPLSFAIMGPLSKIVSMEVIFLFAGLVPVVIAAIAFTAARMHRDEVDHPLR; via the coding sequence GTGCGCTCGCCGCAACCGGTGGGGCCGCTGCAGGCGGTCCGTGGCTGGCGCGTGCTTGCACCGTTCCGAATCCGCGAGTACCGCCTGCTGATCGCCGCGGTGACGCTGTCGATCTTTGCCGAAGGCATGTGGGCGGTGGTCATGGCGCTGCAGGTGATCGCGATCGACAACGACCCTGCCTCACTGTCGTTGGTCGCGACCTGCCTCGGCGTCGGCCTGGTGGCCTTTGTCCTGGTCGGCGGAATCGCTGCCGACCGGATCAATCAGCGCACCATCATCATCGCGGTCGAGACGGTCAACCTCGTCACGGTCACGGCGATAGCCACGCTGGCCCTGCTCGGAATGCTCAAGATCTGGCACATGGCCGTTGCCGCAGGGATTCTCGGCATCGCTGCGGCCTTCTTCTTCCCGGCATACAGCGCGATACTGCCGCGCATCCTGCCGCCGGAACAACTACTGGCCGCCAACGGCGTCGAGGGCGTCGTGCGTCCGGTGTTCCAGCGCTCGGTGGGCCCTGCCGTGGCGGGCATGGTCATCGGTGCGACCATGCCGTCGGTCGGCGCCGTCGTCGTGGCGGTGTTGTTCGCCCTCGGCCTGGCACTGCTCGTCGCGACGCGCCCACCCGCACCGCCCGAGGCGTCCGAGAACCACGAACGCCCGCACGTATTGCGAGATCTGCGTGAGGGGTTCGTGTTCATGGTGCACACCCGTTGGCTGCTGTGGACACTGCTGTTCGCGAGCATGTTCGTGCTCGTCGTGCTGGGCCCCATCGAGGTGCTGCTCCCGTTCATCGCACAGGACCGGTTCGCCGACGGCGCCCGCGCCTACGGTTTCATCCTGGCGTTCTTCGGATTCGGCAGCGCGCTGGGGGCGTTGACGGTGTCGTCGCGACGCATGCCGCGCCGCTATCTCACCACGATGATGACGATGTGGGGCCTGGGCTCGATCCCGCTGGTGATCCTGGGATATACGTCGTCGTTCCCGTTGATGGCGGCCGCCTCGTTCGTCATCGGCGTCACCGACGGCGCCGGCATGGTGATCTGGGGGACGCTGCTGCAACGCCGCGTGCCGACCGAGATGCTGGGCCGGGTGTCGAGCCTGGATTTCTTCGTGTCGCTGGCGTTCATGCCGTTGTCGTTCGCGATCATGGGCCCGCTGTCGAAGATCGTCTCGATGGAGGTGATCTTCCTGTTCGCAGGCCTGGTCCCGGTGGTCATCGCCGCGATCGCATTCACCGCGGCACGCATGCACCGAGACGAAGTGGACCACCCGCTACGGTGA
- a CDS encoding type II toxin-antitoxin system HicB family antitoxin, whose translation MTDMEPQWTYRAQWSPEYREYFGLCLEFPALCARAFTAHEAVERAQRLVEQEVADRLAADMDLPQPLTDRRYSGSFMVRTSPALHAKLMVEAAEQRVSLNQWVVQKLAGRPAMSFDDF comes from the coding sequence ATGACCGACATGGAACCGCAGTGGACCTACCGCGCGCAGTGGTCTCCGGAATATCGCGAGTATTTTGGCCTGTGCCTGGAGTTCCCGGCGTTGTGTGCGCGGGCGTTCACGGCACACGAAGCGGTCGAACGTGCGCAGCGACTCGTCGAGCAGGAGGTCGCCGACAGACTCGCGGCCGATATGGACCTGCCGCAACCATTGACCGACCGGCGGTACAGCGGCAGCTTCATGGTGCGCACCTCACCCGCGCTGCATGCCAAGCTCATGGTCGAAGCCGCCGAACAGCGGGTCTCGCTGAATCAATGGGTGGTGCAGAAGTTGGCGGGGCGGCCGGCGATGTCGTTCGATGACTTCTAG
- a CDS encoding enoyl-CoA hydratase codes for MTSTDASAETVARDYPSIDDVSVSLADGVLSVMLNRPDSLNSLTKDMLDAVADAMEVAATDPAVRAVRLGGAGRGFSSGAGISEEDQNAKGHDAAAVLDAANRAVGSIVALPKPVVAVVQGPAAGVGVSLALACDIVLASDQAFFLLAFTKIGLMPDGGASALVAAAIGRIRAMRLALLADRLTATDAYDWGLVSGVYPADEFDAAVDKVLAKLRNGPAVALRKTKQAINDATLTELDNAFTREREGQLHLLAANDFREGTRAFQQSRRPEFTDN; via the coding sequence ATGACTTCCACCGATGCCAGTGCCGAGACCGTAGCCCGCGATTACCCCAGCATCGACGACGTTTCCGTATCGCTTGCCGACGGTGTGCTGTCGGTGATGCTGAACCGGCCCGACAGTCTCAACTCGCTCACCAAAGACATGCTCGACGCGGTCGCCGACGCCATGGAGGTGGCCGCGACCGATCCCGCCGTACGCGCGGTGCGTCTCGGTGGCGCCGGACGTGGGTTCAGCTCGGGTGCGGGCATCAGTGAGGAAGACCAGAACGCCAAGGGCCACGACGCCGCAGCGGTGCTGGACGCGGCCAACCGCGCCGTCGGCTCGATTGTGGCGCTGCCCAAACCCGTTGTGGCCGTTGTGCAGGGACCGGCCGCAGGCGTCGGCGTCTCACTCGCCCTGGCCTGTGACATCGTGCTCGCGTCGGATCAGGCGTTTTTCCTGTTGGCGTTCACCAAGATCGGCCTGATGCCCGACGGTGGCGCGTCAGCGCTGGTCGCCGCGGCCATCGGCCGCATCCGCGCGATGCGGCTGGCGCTGCTGGCCGACCGGCTCACCGCCACCGACGCCTACGACTGGGGCCTGGTCAGCGGCGTGTATCCGGCCGACGAATTCGACGCCGCCGTGGACAAGGTGCTGGCGAAGCTCCGCAACGGACCCGCCGTCGCGCTGCGCAAGACCAAGCAGGCGATCAACGACGCCACGCTCACCGAACTCGACAACGCGTTCACGCGTGAGCGCGAGGGACAGCTTCACCTCTTGGCGGCCAACGATTTCCGCGAGGGCACCCGGGCGTTCCAGCAGAGCCGGCGACCGGAGTTCACCGACAACTGA
- a CDS encoding CaiB/BaiF CoA transferase family protein: MAGPLQGLRVVELAGIGPGPHAAMILGDLGADVVRIERPGKGGGVPAGDRDAMLRNRRSVAANLKEPEGRDLVLRLIAKADVLIEGYRPGVTERLGLGPQDCAKVNERLIYARMTGWGQEGPRALQAGHDINYISLNGTLHAVGRKGERPVPPLNLAGDFGGGSMFLLVGILSALYERQTSGKGQVIDAAMIDGSAVLMQMMWGFRASGMWSDERGTNLLDTGAPYYDTYETADGKYMAVGAIEPQFYAELLKGLGLDSADLPAQNDVARWPELREAFTKAFAAHDRAHWTKVFDGTDACATPVRSFAEVLDEPHVAQRNTFYDDEGNLQPMPAPRFSRSTLPTPTPPPVSGADTEAVLRDWS, translated from the coding sequence ATGGCAGGACCATTGCAGGGATTGCGCGTTGTCGAGTTGGCCGGTATCGGCCCTGGCCCGCACGCGGCGATGATTCTCGGCGACCTTGGCGCCGACGTCGTGCGGATCGAGCGGCCCGGTAAGGGCGGAGGGGTGCCCGCGGGCGACCGCGACGCGATGCTGCGCAATCGCCGCTCGGTGGCGGCGAACCTCAAGGAACCCGAGGGCCGTGATCTGGTGCTGCGCCTGATCGCCAAGGCCGACGTGCTGATCGAGGGCTATCGACCCGGCGTCACCGAGCGTCTCGGCCTGGGCCCGCAGGACTGCGCCAAGGTCAACGAGCGGTTGATCTACGCGCGCATGACCGGCTGGGGCCAGGAGGGTCCGCGCGCCCTGCAGGCCGGCCACGACATCAACTACATCTCACTCAACGGCACGCTGCACGCGGTCGGGCGCAAGGGCGAGCGGCCGGTGCCGCCGCTGAACCTCGCCGGTGATTTCGGCGGCGGGTCGATGTTCCTGCTCGTCGGCATCCTCTCGGCGCTGTACGAGCGGCAGACCTCCGGCAAGGGGCAGGTGATCGACGCCGCGATGATCGACGGCTCCGCGGTGCTGATGCAGATGATGTGGGGCTTCCGCGCCAGCGGCATGTGGTCCGACGAGCGCGGCACCAACCTGCTCGACACCGGCGCGCCCTATTACGACACCTACGAGACCGCGGACGGCAAGTACATGGCCGTCGGTGCCATCGAGCCGCAGTTCTACGCCGAACTGCTCAAGGGCCTCGGCCTCGACTCGGCCGACCTCCCGGCCCAGAACGACGTCGCCCGCTGGCCAGAACTGCGCGAGGCGTTCACCAAGGCGTTCGCCGCGCACGACCGGGCGCACTGGACCAAGGTTTTCGACGGCACGGATGCGTGTGCGACGCCGGTGCGCTCGTTCGCCGAGGTGCTCGACGAGCCGCACGTCGCCCAGCGCAACACCTTCTACGACGACGAGGGCAACCTGCAGCCGATGCCGGCCCCGCGGTTCTCGCGCAGCACCCTGCCGACCCCGACACCGCCACCCGTGAGCGGCGCCGACACGGAAGCCGTGCTGCGCGACTGGAGTTAG